A single Deltaproteobacteria bacterium DNA region contains:
- a CDS encoding NAD(P) transhydrogenase subunit alpha: MEGIWAALYIFVLAAFTGYEVIGRVPVILHTPLMSGSNFIHGIVLVGSMVVLGHADSLPEQIIGFIGVLLGAVNAAGGFAVTERMLQMFEKNKRHKE; encoded by the coding sequence ATGGAAGGGATTTGGGCCGCACTTTATATTTTTGTTCTCGCCGCGTTCACCGGTTATGAAGTCATCGGTCGTGTGCCCGTAATTTTGCACACACCTTTGATGTCCGGATCCAACTTTATTCACGGTATTGTGCTGGTGGGAAGCATGGTGGTTTTGGGGCATGCCGATTCTTTGCCGGAACAGATCATCGGTTTTATCGGTGTTTTGCTGGGAGCGGTCAATGCCGCCGGCGGATTCGCCGTAACGGAGCGCATGTTGCAGATGTTCGAAAAAAACAAACGTCATAAGGAATAG
- a CDS encoding NAD(P)(+) transhydrogenase (Re/Si-specific) subunit beta yields the protein MELLIQTTYFLTAILFIVGMKRMSSPTTARSGIRWAGVAMALATIATFFTPNMHNLPLMIFAILAGGLVAWIAAKKVAMTDMPQMIAIYNGMGGGAAGAIGAVELLQGNVPDKGLLTLTILGGLIGSVAFSGSMIAFAKLQQLMGDRPFTFRGQQWINIGILLVTVFCAMLIFSGHGSPALIFAFFLLALTFGVTTTLPIGGGDMPVVISLYNALTGLAVAFEGFALQNASMIIAGTVVGAAGTLLTKMMANAMNRSIGNILFGAFGQEQATGEQEIKGNLKPMEADDAAVLMAYAEKVIIVPGYGMAVAQAQHKVKELMDILVERGIQVKFAVHPVAGRMPGHMNVLLAESNVPYERLFDLEEINAEFATTDVSLVIGANDVVNPAARNNKASPIYGMPILNVDQSKNVLVIKRGKGKGFAGIENELFYTDNTRMVYGDAQNIVAKIVQALKKL from the coding sequence ATGGAACTGTTAATTCAAACAACTTACTTTCTGACTGCAATTCTTTTCATCGTGGGAATGAAACGGATGAGTTCCCCCACCACCGCGCGAAGCGGCATCCGGTGGGCCGGCGTTGCCATGGCGCTTGCAACCATCGCCACCTTTTTCACTCCCAACATGCACAACTTGCCGCTGATGATTTTCGCAATTCTTGCGGGCGGACTCGTGGCATGGATTGCCGCGAAAAAAGTGGCGATGACCGACATGCCCCAGATGATCGCCATTTATAATGGAATGGGTGGCGGCGCCGCCGGTGCTATTGGTGCCGTGGAACTTTTGCAAGGCAACGTACCGGACAAAGGTTTGCTCACACTCACCATCCTTGGCGGTTTGATCGGTTCGGTTGCTTTCAGCGGCAGTATGATTGCCTTCGCCAAACTTCAGCAATTGATGGGAGATCGTCCGTTCACGTTCCGCGGCCAACAATGGATCAACATTGGAATTCTTTTGGTAACAGTTTTCTGTGCCATGCTTATTTTTTCCGGTCATGGATCGCCCGCTTTAATTTTCGCATTTTTTCTTCTTGCCCTGACTTTTGGCGTTACCACCACACTCCCGATCGGCGGCGGCGATATGCCCGTGGTGATTTCTCTTTACAACGCGCTAACAGGTCTTGCCGTCGCTTTTGAAGGTTTTGCTTTGCAAAACGCCTCCATGATTATCGCGGGTACCGTGGTTGGTGCCGCCGGTACACTTCTCACCAAAATGATGGCCAACGCCATGAACCGGTCGATTGGAAATATTTTGTTCGGCGCTTTTGGACAAGAGCAAGCGACAGGCGAACAGGAAATCAAAGGAAATTTGAAACCCATGGAAGCGGACGACGCGGCGGTCCTGATGGCGTACGCGGAAAAAGTGATCATTGTTCCCGGTTATGGAATGGCGGTGGCACAAGCGCAACACAAAGTAAAAGAGTTGATGGATATTTTGGTGGAGCGCGGCATTCAGGTAAAGTTTGCGGTTCATCCCGTGGCGGGACGCATGCCGGGACACATGAACGTTTTGTTGGCGGAATCCAACGTACCTTACGAACGCCTGTTTGATTTGGAAGAGATCAATGCGGAATTTGCAACCACCGATGTCAGTCTCGTGATTGGTGCCAACGATGTTGTCAATCCCGCCGCCCGCAACAACAAGGCCAGCCCCATTTACGGGATGCCAATTTTAAATGTCGATCAGTCGAAAAATGTGCTGGTGATCAAACGCGGCAAAGGAAAAGGATTTGCCGGCATTGAAAACGAACTCTTCTACACCGACAACACCCGCATGGTCTACGGCGACGCCCAAAATATAGTCGCCAAAATAGTACAAGCCCTCAAAAAGTTGTGA
- a CDS encoding hemolysin III family protein, whose protein sequence is MQKLSKDGSTHVTDEFWNTLTASIGAVLAMMGLILLLTSSVAHNKPWHTLSFAVYGFGAVSLFTSSALHHGVNGSEKTNHRLRQLDYFSIYLMIAGSLTPFCLVLLRNSMGWTILALVWFLAVIGIVLKALFPRTPKWATTLLYLLMGWLGVLIFYPVCRLINWEGLAFLGAGGILYTVGSLIYLFEKPNPIPGKFGFHEIWHLLVLTSATSHFCAIFFYILPY, encoded by the coding sequence ATGCAAAAATTGAGCAAAGATGGAAGTACCCATGTTACTGACGAATTCTGGAACACCCTCACAGCCTCTATTGGCGCTGTTTTGGCCATGATGGGGCTTATTCTTTTGCTGACTTCTTCGGTGGCCCACAACAAACCGTGGCATACTTTAAGTTTTGCCGTGTACGGATTTGGCGCGGTGTCCCTTTTTACTTCAAGCGCCCTCCACCATGGCGTTAACGGTTCTGAAAAAACGAATCATCGCCTGCGCCAACTGGATTATTTTTCAATTTATCTGATGATCGCGGGGAGTTTAACGCCGTTTTGTCTGGTGCTTCTGCGGAATTCTATGGGGTGGACCATTCTGGCGCTTGTCTGGTTTTTGGCCGTCATCGGTATTGTTCTGAAGGCCCTCTTTCCCCGAACGCCGAAATGGGCGACCACGCTTCTTTATTTATTGATGGGCTGGCTTGGGGTGCTTATTTTTTATCCCGTTTGCCGATTAATTAACTGGGAAGGCCTTGCTTTTCTGGGAGCCGGGGGAATTCTTTATACCGTCGGTTCGCTCATTTATCTTTTTGAAAAACCCAATCCCATTCCCGGCAAATTCGGATTCCACGAAATATGGCATCTTTTAGTACTAACCAGCGCCACCAGCCATTTTTGTGCCATATTTTTCTACATTCTGCCGTATTAG
- a CDS encoding peroxiredoxin, which produces MTLVQKEAPDFTAEAVVGGDFKIIKLSDYKGKWICLFFYPLDFTFVCPTEITAFSDRYEEFKKLGSEVLGCSVDSKFTHLAWTNTPRNKGGLGTINFPLLSDVKKTISADYGVLLEAGIALRGLFLINPEGKVVYQVVHDLGVGRSIDEVLRVIQAFQHSAKTGEVCPMDWKPGKPTMKPDPKGSQEYFATRK; this is translated from the coding sequence ATGACACTCGTTCAAAAAGAGGCACCCGACTTCACAGCCGAAGCGGTTGTTGGTGGCGATTTCAAAATAATCAAATTATCGGATTACAAAGGCAAATGGATTTGCCTTTTCTTTTATCCGCTCGATTTCACTTTCGTCTGTCCGACGGAAATTACCGCTTTTTCAGACCGGTATGAAGAATTCAAAAAATTGGGTTCCGAAGTACTTGGTTGTTCGGTCGACAGCAAATTCACACACCTTGCATGGACCAACACCCCGCGCAACAAGGGCGGCCTAGGCACCATCAACTTTCCTCTGCTTTCCGATGTGAAAAAAACAATCAGCGCAGACTATGGCGTGTTATTGGAAGCCGGTATCGCATTGAGAGGACTTTTCCTCATCAACCCTGAAGGAAAAGTGGTGTATCAGGTCGTTCATGACCTCGGTGTGGGAAGAAGCATCGACGAAGTTTTGCGCGTGATTCAGGCTTTCCAACACAGCGCCAAAACGGGCGAAGTTTGCCCCATGGACTGGAAGCCCGGAAAACCCACAATGAAGCCGGACCCCAAAGGTTCGCAGGAATATTTCGCAACCAGAAAGTAG
- a CDS encoding aldo/keto reductase yields the protein MKYRKLGKTGLDVSVIGVGTWQFGGEWGKNFTQLEVDQILDRAWDLGINLIDTAECYGDHLSEILIGNAIKKNRKDWIIATKFGHSFGGYLQRESHWTPKEVLKQLEDSLKALQTNTIDLYQFHSGDDEAFHQQELFEMLQKQMKAGKIRHLGNSLSNDFLSQVKDSTKSGIEVVQVVYNRLDRQPESEVFPFVKEQNLGVLARVPMASGFLSGKYKPNSKFKDNDVRARYNKNYLKNRLKEVEEIKKNEVPAGIDMSQWALAWCLKNPAVSAVIPGCKNITQIESNAKAAGL from the coding sequence ATGAAATATCGCAAACTCGGCAAAACTGGTCTTGATGTTTCCGTCATTGGCGTTGGTACTTGGCAGTTTGGCGGCGAATGGGGAAAGAATTTTACGCAGTTGGAAGTGGACCAGATTTTGGACCGGGCGTGGGATTTGGGAATAAATCTGATAGACACCGCTGAATGCTACGGCGACCATCTCTCCGAAATTTTAATCGGTAACGCCATCAAAAAAAACCGGAAAGACTGGATTATCGCAACCAAGTTTGGACATTCTTTCGGCGGATATCTTCAGCGCGAATCCCATTGGACTCCCAAAGAAGTTTTGAAACAGTTGGAAGATTCTCTCAAAGCTTTGCAAACCAACACCATTGATCTTTATCAATTTCATTCAGGAGATGATGAAGCTTTTCATCAGCAAGAGCTTTTTGAGATGCTACAAAAACAGATGAAGGCGGGAAAGATCCGCCACTTGGGCAATTCCCTCAGCAACGATTTTCTTTCTCAGGTGAAGGATTCAACAAAATCTGGAATTGAAGTGGTGCAGGTGGTTTACAATCGACTGGATCGACAACCGGAGAGTGAAGTTTTTCCCTTTGTCAAGGAACAAAATCTGGGAGTGTTGGCGCGCGTGCCAATGGCCAGCGGTTTTTTGAGCGGAAAATACAAACCCAATTCAAAATTCAAAGACAATGATGTCCGTGCCCGATATAATAAGAATTATTTGAAAAATCGGCTCAAAGAAGTTGAGGAAATTAAAAAAAACGAAGTCCCCGCCGGCATTGACATGTCCCAATGGGCTCTGGCCTGGTGCCTAAAAAATCCCGCCGTCTCCGCTGTCATCCCGGGATGTAAAAACATAACCCAAATCGAATCCAACGCCAAAGCGGCAGGCCTTTAA
- a CDS encoding divalent-cation tolerance protein CutA, whose product MTDAIVALSTIDSEKEAKKIAKALVETHIAACVNIIPKITSIYEWKEEICEEEELLLVIKTQQNRLEELKVTLEELHPYEVPELIVLPITDGFPDYLSWLLANTK is encoded by the coding sequence ATGACCGACGCGATTGTTGCTTTATCAACCATTGATTCCGAAAAAGAGGCAAAGAAAATTGCGAAAGCGTTGGTTGAAACGCACATTGCCGCCTGTGTGAACATCATTCCAAAAATCACCTCGATTTATGAATGGAAGGAAGAAATTTGCGAAGAAGAAGAACTTCTTTTGGTTATCAAAACCCAGCAAAATCGTTTGGAGGAATTGAAGGTCACACTCGAAGAACTGCACCCTTACGAAGTCCCGGAACTAATCGTCCTCCCCATCACCGACGGCTTCCCCGATTACCTAAGCTGGCTCCTCGCCAACACGAAATAA
- a CDS encoding cob(I)yrinic acid a,c-diamide adenosyltransferase, with protein sequence MSVVTKTGDKGTTGLLSGERVSKTDPRVKVYGALDELVSFVGWVRSLKPMAQLASPLKQIQTDLFRLGAELASTKLDSRWKMTPINTKDVEQLEVWIKEFEPQLDLPHSFVLPGGTPCSASLDIARTITRRVERKIVGLMEAKIYTNTEALRYVNRLSDLLFVFARYEQKKNNVPYELV encoded by the coding sequence ATGAGCGTTGTAACAAAAACCGGTGACAAAGGAACAACGGGGCTTCTTTCTGGCGAGCGTGTTTCCAAAACAGATCCCCGCGTGAAAGTTTACGGTGCATTGGATGAACTGGTTTCTTTTGTGGGATGGGTGCGGTCTCTAAAACCCATGGCGCAATTAGCGTCTCCTCTCAAACAAATTCAGACTGATCTTTTTAGACTTGGTGCCGAACTTGCCTCAACAAAATTGGATTCCAGATGGAAAATGACACCGATCAACACAAAAGATGTGGAGCAGTTGGAAGTGTGGATTAAAGAATTTGAACCGCAACTGGATTTGCCCCACTCTTTTGTGTTGCCCGGCGGAACTCCGTGCTCGGCTTCTCTCGATATTGCGCGCACGATTACACGCAGAGTGGAAAGAAAAATTGTTGGATTGATGGAAGCAAAAATTTATACCAACACCGAAGCACTTCGTTACGTGAATCGTTTATCCGATTTACTTTTTGTTTTTGCGCGATATGAACAGAAAAAGAACAATGTGCCGTATGAACTTGTGTAG
- a CDS encoding tetratricopeptide repeat protein: protein MSVLIFSGCAKEPAKKLPPSKPKTVEKIPESPSPEAEKTLSPRREASQRLVQIGQSYLEKGEFDKAVQTFQEAINVDYENGIAYFYLSQSLYQRGNYDDALSILDRAENFLAEQENWKTKIEELRVTIKDAKEGKTAEPTPPKQPEGVYY from the coding sequence TTGTCTGTTTTAATTTTTAGCGGATGCGCCAAAGAACCCGCAAAAAAATTGCCGCCGTCCAAACCAAAAACCGTTGAAAAAATTCCTGAAAGTCCCTCTCCCGAAGCGGAAAAAACATTGAGTCCAAGACGGGAAGCGTCACAAAGACTTGTGCAGATCGGGCAAAGTTATTTGGAAAAAGGCGAGTTCGATAAAGCGGTGCAAACTTTTCAAGAGGCGATCAATGTAGATTATGAAAACGGTATCGCTTATTTTTATTTGTCGCAATCGCTGTATCAACGCGGAAATTACGATGATGCACTGAGTATTCTGGATCGAGCAGAAAATTTTTTGGCGGAGCAAGAGAATTGGAAAACCAAGATTGAGGAACTGCGCGTGACAATTAAAGATGCAAAAGAAGGAAAAACGGCGGAACCAACTCCGCCAAAACAACCCGAGGGAGTTTATTATTAA
- a CDS encoding PBP1A family penicillin-binding protein has translation MPRRLQKEDLRKRFHPVKKQKKKKRRFVRYFFWMLIVLALISLAAFIRIQQLEKIVETKFNVAQKWNIPSRVYADSEYLYPGVDITKRNLNGKLERLGYREVSQTLKGPGDFVTAKDHIDIYLHDFAYPLEKFAGYPVRLELLQGAIQRMVDLESNEDLPLVRLEPEEIATLFDEKMEDRTLITLKECPQYLLEAIITIEDERFFKHHGIDPVGIIRAAAADLLSFKLAQGGSTLTQQLVKNFFLTAKKSIRRKIDEALMALILEKKHTKAEILEAYLNEIYLGQRGPSSVTGVAEAAKHYFAKDIHQLTLSESAMLAGMIRNPSEYSPLRNKERAQDRRNLILKKMREADIITEEAYKKAIVEEIVTPKPKVRPIVAPYFIDFLKNQIADLYPQDILQKEGLKIFTTLDMTMQLAGDEALTQGLSDLEKKNAALLPKDHEGGLQGCVVVVSPQNGYVRAMVGGKNYNTSQFNRCTQAMRQPGSTFKPFVYLTALDPDRSLKKFTNITLIPDRNFTIDTVQGPWSPENYDHQQHGDVTLRTALENSYNIATAKLALDVGLDKVVQTARDAGITSPLDPVPSLALGSFEVSPLEMAMAYTIFPNLGVKPDPSAVINIMTTQGDVLEKKTLKMKRVFNEAPVALVDSLMKGVFERGTAASARNLGFTGIAAGKTGTTSNYRDAWFVGFTPQVLGLVWIGFDDNTPIQMSGAKAGLPIWVAFMKKVVGNSLQDFTFPKEIVQVKTGPQCPKPFTEYFIKGTEETVPCVH, from the coding sequence ATGCCAAGACGTTTACAAAAAGAAGATTTGCGGAAACGGTTTCATCCCGTGAAGAAACAAAAAAAGAAGAAACGCCGTTTTGTGCGCTATTTTTTTTGGATGCTGATTGTTTTAGCTCTGATCAGTCTGGCGGCTTTCATTCGTATCCAGCAACTCGAAAAAATAGTCGAAACAAAATTTAATGTGGCGCAGAAATGGAATATTCCTTCCCGAGTTTATGCCGACAGTGAATATCTTTATCCGGGTGTTGATATCACAAAACGAAATCTGAACGGAAAGCTGGAACGTTTGGGTTATCGCGAAGTATCGCAAACGCTCAAGGGCCCGGGAGATTTTGTCACCGCAAAGGATCACATCGATATTTATCTCCACGACTTTGCCTATCCACTGGAAAAATTCGCCGGTTATCCGGTTCGTCTTGAACTGCTTCAGGGCGCCATTCAGCGGATGGTTGATCTGGAATCAAACGAAGATTTGCCGCTTGTGCGTCTTGAACCCGAAGAGATTGCAACTTTATTTGACGAAAAAATGGAGGATCGAACCCTCATCACTTTAAAAGAATGTCCCCAATATCTTTTGGAAGCGATTATCACTATTGAAGATGAACGGTTTTTCAAACATCACGGCATTGATCCAGTAGGTATTATACGGGCCGCCGCGGCGGATCTCCTCTCTTTCAAACTGGCTCAGGGAGGATCAACTCTTACACAACAGTTGGTGAAAAATTTTTTCCTCACCGCCAAAAAATCAATACGTCGCAAAATTGATGAAGCGCTGATGGCGTTGATTCTTGAAAAAAAACATACCAAAGCTGAAATTCTTGAAGCATATCTCAATGAAATTTATTTGGGACAACGCGGTCCTTCCAGTGTTACCGGCGTTGCCGAAGCGGCCAAACATTATTTTGCCAAGGATATTCATCAACTCACCTTAAGTGAATCGGCCATGTTGGCAGGCATGATTCGCAATCCTTCCGAATATTCTCCGTTGAGAAACAAGGAGAGGGCACAGGACCGACGCAATCTCATTCTCAAAAAAATGAGAGAGGCGGATATCATCACGGAAGAAGCGTACAAAAAAGCAATTGTCGAAGAGATTGTGACGCCCAAACCCAAAGTCAGACCGATCGTGGCTCCCTATTTCATTGATTTTTTAAAAAATCAAATCGCCGATTTATATCCTCAGGATATTTTGCAGAAAGAGGGACTCAAAATTTTTACAACTCTTGATATGACGATGCAACTTGCCGGAGACGAAGCCCTGACACAAGGTCTGTCTGATTTGGAAAAAAAGAACGCGGCGCTTCTTCCGAAAGATCATGAAGGGGGATTGCAAGGATGTGTTGTCGTTGTGTCGCCGCAAAACGGTTATGTGCGAGCGATGGTTGGTGGAAAAAATTACAACACCAGTCAGTTTAACCGATGCACGCAGGCTATGCGCCAGCCCGGCAGTACCTTCAAACCGTTTGTTTATTTGACGGCGCTTGATCCCGACCGCTCTTTAAAAAAATTCACCAATATCACACTCATTCCAGACAGAAATTTTACGATTGACACGGTGCAAGGTCCTTGGAGTCCGGAAAATTACGATCATCAACAACACGGGGATGTGACTCTTCGTACAGCGCTGGAAAACAGCTACAACATTGCCACAGCCAAGTTGGCTTTGGATGTTGGTCTGGATAAAGTGGTGCAGACGGCACGCGACGCGGGAATCACAAGTCCTCTCGATCCGGTCCCGTCTTTGGCGCTCGGAAGTTTTGAGGTGAGTCCTCTGGAAATGGCGATGGCTTACACCATTTTCCCCAATTTGGGCGTCAAACCAGATCCTTCGGCGGTCATTAATATCATGACGACGCAGGGAGATGTTTTGGAAAAGAAAACTTTGAAGATGAAACGGGTGTTTAACGAAGCTCCCGTAGCTCTTGTCGACAGTCTGATGAAGGGCGTTTTTGAAAGAGGCACGGCGGCTAGCGCGCGCAATCTTGGATTCACGGGGATTGCCGCCGGAAAAACCGGAACCACTTCCAATTACCGTGATGCGTGGTTTGTGGGTTTCACGCCGCAGGTTCTGGGACTTGTCTGGATTGGTTTCGACGACAACACTCCGATTCAGATGAGCGGAGCCAAAGCAGGTCTGCCCATTTGGGTTGCCTTTATGAAGAAAGTTGTCGGAAATTCTCTGCAAGATTTCACTTTCCCCAAAGAGATTGTTCAAGTAAAGACAGGTCCGCAATGTCCAAAACCGTTTACCGAATATTTTATAAAGGGAACCGAAGAAACCGTTCCTTGTGTTCACTGA